Below is a window of Chiroxiphia lanceolata isolate bChiLan1 chromosome 9, bChiLan1.pri, whole genome shotgun sequence DNA.
TGAGCCGGAtgaggagggggcagggagctggagcagctcggTGTTGGGGAGGGTGGCCAGGCCACGTCATCAGGCTGATTCCTGAATTACAGCGGGCTGAACGCGTGACCTGCTGCCTCGGGCCAGGacttcccctcccttcccaccacGCTGTGGAAGGACCTCAGGAGCTAAGGAACTGCAGGCTGCTGTGTGCCAGGGTGGTGGGATGGGACCTGCCCCATCACCCTGTGGGGGCAAAGCTCCCATGTGGCACGGAGCTGTCAAACAGCTTAAGGGGTGTTGAAAAAAAGGGGGACCCAGTGCTCCAGCCACACAATTCACACCCCATCACCCAGCAAATGCATCCTCAGGGGGGATGACCTACAGTGGGGAGAACCAtgaggaggggtgggaggaacGGGGGCTGACCAAGGACAGCTGGGGAAGCCTGTGACTGTGTCCCTAGATGCAGGGTGACATCATGTCCCTCCTGCCAATGACTCAGGGCCCTTCTGCCCCAGCTGACTTCTCCCTGCATGTGACATCCCCTTGGGTTTCCCAGGGACTCTCTCTGCCAGGCAGCTGAGATGGGCAGGACTGAGGTCCCACTTGCCAGTAAATGTGCAGGTCTGGCTGCATCCAACCTGCATCACTCGTGTGGGATACCGGAGGAGTCCCCCAGGAGTcacaggcagagcacagctgacAGGCAGGGCTGAGTCAAAGCTGGGAATGCCTAATGCACTGCATCTGGCACCAGGATTGTCCCCTGTGACAGAACATGGCTGTTGTTTGTCGACAGGGTGATGGGACCCACCTGGGGCTATCAGGTTGGCTGGGTTTGGTCAAATCAAGCTTGGTCCCTGGCTTAATCAGTGGCCGAGCTGTCTGCCCACAGCCATGCTGTGAGACCTCATTCCACGTCCCACTGCTATCTTATGAAACCCTGGGGGGCTGGAAGTGCCTCTGCCCCATGTCCCATGTCCTGGGGACTCAGGGGATGCTGAGAGTTGCACATGGGGATGACAGGGTTGAGTCCCTGCTCTACCAACCCTTTCCCTGTCTGCTTTCCAGCTCTGCGTCAAGTTCATCAAGGACACTCTGAGCGTGGAGCAGGTCTGCGAGGCTCTGCAGGTAAGAGTGACACCAGTAGTGTcaaaaaaggttaaaataacCATAAAATTTGAGGCAGGAGCAGGCCTGACCCTCCTGCTCTTGGCTGGATGGCAGAGCTACCACCGTCTCCCCAGCTTTGGCCCATAAGCTGCCCTGCCAGCTCTCGGGCACATTGTACCAGGGCTGCAAGAGACACTGGGGCCACCAGAGTCTGTCAGAGAAATGTCCTCACACTGCCCCGAGCAGGGCTGGCCAGAActccccagtgccagggcctTGCCATCATCTGTATGAAATGGGGAGTCACTGGGTTTCTGGGAGCTAGTCCCAAAACCCCTGCTGAGAGTCGGGGCACCTAAAAACAGCCTTAGGGAGGTCCTAATGGCTCTGCCATGCTCCTTGGTAGGACCAAAGCTGTTCCCCAGAGAAAGGGGATTTGTTTCATCTCCCACAAGCTGAAGGGATCCTCTTGGAGTGAGGTGCCTgccccagagcacagagctccagcCAGATGTGACGCCAGACCACCGTGGCATAAACAGAGCTAAAACTGGCctggaggaaacaaaacaagaaaccccaaaaccccagaacaaaacaaacctgaaaaaaacagcTCGTCTTCCATCCTCACTTGCGTCAGTGCTGGTCCCCTGCTGTGGTGGAGGGGGAGGTGATGTTCACCCTGTGTGTGCTGGTCCCAAATACCCTGTACACAGGGCCTGCCAccacagggggacagggacatgcCCTCCtggtgcccagggcagtgccagccctgggacaAGCATTGCTCATTAGGGCTGGGGGAAATGAGAGCACCCCaaattcctgctgcagtgggggATGGCGGCTATGGGtcaggctggagctggcacCAGGGCATAGGGCACTTGAGGAGGGGCTTTAAGCTGGCCCTGTGCCCACACAAGGAGCACTGGGGACTGGTGGTCCCATGTGCCCACAGAGTGACCTTATGAGAGAAACACCAGGGCTTCTCCCCCACTGTGGGCTGGGTGATGTTTCTGAGCAGCAGTGGAAAATAACATCTGATGGTGGGGCCGgatgaccaaaaaaaccctttgtcTTGGGGCAGGCCAGAGGgtccccttcctccccacaccCTCACCATGGTACCCACACACAGGGATGTTCACCTCACCTGGGTCCCTGAGAGTGCCCATGTCTCTGTAGGGCTTTGATGGGTCCTGCCCCAGACCCCAGACTTGCAGGTGTCTGTGTTGTCCCACAGGCTGCGGTGGCCTATGGGCAGACAgacctccagcagcactgcctggcctTCATCGAGGGCTGCACTGCGGTACGGCACCAGGTGATGGGGGAGCATGGTGCAGGGTACCCCAGGGCTTGGGGGGCACGTGGCATGGAGAACATTGTGGGACACAGCATGAGGCAAGGGAGCTGGGCCCCTAAGAATGGGGTGCCTGGAGGATGGGAAAAGGAGCAAATGGTATTTGGAGAGAAGATGCTGGGTGTCAGACAGAGGCAGGCTGGGGGTACTGGGGTGCCAGGGGATTGAGGTCTGGAGGGGGGAGATGCTGGGGTGCCAGGAAGGGATGGCACCAGGATGGGTTGTGTGGCCCATTGCCGGGGTGGTGGTTGTGTGGGGTCGTGGTTCCAGtgccctggtgctgtgctgtgctggcaggcagTGGTACGGACACAGGGCTTCCGTGAGCTCTCGGACGTGGTGCTGGCGCGGGTGCTGCGCAGCGACCGCCTGGCCGTGGATGAGCTGGACCTGGTGCAGGCTGTGCGGGAGTGGGCACACGTCAGCTCGGTGAGTGTAATGCAGCGGCAACCACCCAGGGGTGCCCATGCTGGGAACCCAGGCAccctctcccagggctgtgtgatGGACACGGGAGCTGTGTCACTCCCCCCAAGCCCCTGccttccccagtgcccaggACATCACCAGCCCTATCCCTCACACACTGCTGTTGTCAGGCTGTCCTGGAGCGGCCGGTGCCTGAGGTGGCTGCTCTGCCCGTGCGGGAGCTGCGCCTGCCCTTGCTGGCACCCAGCGAACTGGTGACACTGGAGAGCCACAACCAGCGGGATCTGCTCATTCCGGTGAGCTGCTGACAGTTCTTGTGGTATCCTGGCTCAACTCCAGGGCTGGAGGATGCTGCAgggtggggtttgggttttaatGCCCCCATtgctctccccatcccctcaggTGGAGAGCATCGCGGCGGCCTGGCGTGCCCACGCACTGAGGAAGGGCAGTGGGGTGCCCTCCCGCCTCTGCCGGCCCCGCCGTGGCACACGGCCCCGTGACCATCACCGGCACCTCGAGCCACACACCAAGTAGGGGTGGGCAACGAGTTTTgtccagcccagccaggggctctgcagcagggcaggctgtggggctgggcacTGATGCTGCCACGGCCGAGAGCATCGATAAGGTGCTTTGTCCTATGCCACGGGTGTcagggccagggcaggatgCTGAGGTCACCCCAGAAAGGGATGCAGGGACTGGGGGCAGGGTAGAGCTGGGCTATGGGATGGGTacaagggcagggcaggcagcccATACAGTGGCCGAGGGgtggcagggctgcagaggtCCCTGCGGGATGGGGACCCAGGATGAGCTCTCCCTTCCCCGGGGCCGTGCTGCCCTCCCCCGGCAACGGGGCCATGGTGCAGTGGGAGAGCTCCAGcacctgcccaggcagggacacGGACCCCTgggggtttgggagggggaCAAGTAGGAGAGGCGGCACGGGCATCTCTGCACACCACCACAGGCTCCCACCCCCTGGACCCCTCGCAAGCCCTGCCAGCaggccacacacacacacacacacacacacacacatactgaCACAGGCTGCCAGCCCCCCATCTGCCACACACACTCTTACACACAGTGTGCAACCCCCCTTGCGCCCCACATTGCATGTGCAAACACAGCTGGGTCTGTCTCAAGCACGCAAAACCCCACTCCAGCTGTACCCACCAGGAGAAAGGGTCGGACACAGCAggtaatttatatataatatatatatttactctttaaaaataaaccttcagTCCCCACTACCGCCTGtacaaactacaaaaataaacctTTGCTCTCTTTGATATAAATAACTTAGATGGCGTGTTGGGGGGGGAGGCTGCCCACCGTGCCCACGCCTGGCACGGGGACAGGGTCCCCGAGGCCACCCCTGCTCAGCGGCAGTgtctgggggctggggggctggggctgcaggcacGGCAAACACCGCTGGAGTTAAAGTGCTGGGTAAGGGCGCGGACGGTGCCcggggtggggatggggacaggggctggctgcagggacagccccgTTGCACGGGGACATGGTGAGAAATACGGTTTCCCAGCAAGATGTGCCCGTTGGCACTGTGGGAGCCCACGTCAGCATGCACTGTCCTGTGCGTGCTCCAGCACGTGCCATCACCTGGGCAGAGCACGGGTGTGGCACGAGGGGCCGTGACCCTGGGACAGCTCAGGGGCTTGGCACAGCAAGGACCATTCCAAGGATCTCCCCCTTCCAAAATCCTGCCTGTGCAGTGGGGAGCAACAGTCTCCCTTTCTCCACCATGGCACATCCATGATATCTAGCCCTTCCATGCTTGCcactggggaaactgaggcacggagTAGCGCATCGGAGGGGGTGAGCTGCCCACGGAGTGGGGGCATGAACCAGGTCTGCAcccctgggctcctgctgcctccagtgGGCAGCCCTGCACTGGCAAAGGGTCTGCCCACTCCCTGCCTGCACTCTGGGCAGCGGGGCAAGGCCGTAGGCtgagaaataaatcttttaaaataagcttaaaaatatatatctctCTATAGATAGTTTCCCTTTGCAATAAATAAAGGTGGGGGGTGCCCGCCCCAGGCCTTGCCTGTGGCatgccagggcacagctggcTCTGGGACTGCCCCTTTATCAGGACGGGGGGCATCAGGGCACCCTGTTGGGGTACCCCAGCTCATGACCTGGGATGGGTGGTCCCAGGAGGAGGTGATAGGGAGCAAGCAGTGACCCCACAGAGGGGGAGCTGGCATGGCACCAAGTCCACCttgccagcagctccagaaacAGAGGGGGGAGTTAGTGCTTCCATTTCTGGGGGGCAACAAGTCCAGGGCAGGATAACCCCAAACCCTGGGTGACAGGACATGGCACCAACGGCACAGCCTCGGGTGAGGGACACGCGGGCACGGCGTGGCCTGCACACAGCTTGCATAGAAGTGCCAGCCTGCCCTACCAAGCCCTGTTGCAGGGTGCAGGGGGGCCGGTCCTCCTCGGCCGAGATCGCTCCGGCCATTAGCAGCACAACGCGGGCGACCCCGCTCTGCACCCTCCTGTGCCCACTGGGTGCTGGGGAGATGCTCTGCCCAGGAACCAGCaacctgcagagagagagagattttggGGGTCAGCTGGGTCTCTCCGCACACACCTCGCACCCCCTCTCTGCCGTGAATCAGTCCCAGGGTAGGGTGTCCCCACGCTCACCTAGCGCTGGGCACCTGCCCCGTGGTGTCCCATGCTCTGCATCTCAAAGGCATCGGGCACAGCGGTGCCGCTGGTACTGGGCACGCTGGGCTCGTCCAGGCAGTCCCGCTCGCCGCCGGCGAAGCCCTCAGGGCTGAAGGTGGGGTAGGAGCCAGGCAGTGTGGGGTGCAGGGCCACCGTCACCGACGCAGTGGCCGTGACGGTGGTGTAGCTGccagcaggaccctgcaggTGGGTGCTGTAGGtgggcagggctgcagtggaGGCTGGCCGGGTGCCCGGTGGGCAGGGCTGTAGGTGTTCTCGGGGCAGCGTGGGGCATGGCTCCCCAAAGGGCAGGGTGGGTGCAGGCTGCGGGCCAGAAGCCTCCTTCTTCCCCTGAACCTCCAGGCTGTCCTTGTAGGGCTTCAGCACCTGGAGGGGGAACATGAAGCATGAGGGTCCCCAGTCATACTGAGCATTCCTCCAGCAACGCCACCAGCACCACATGGGCACCCATGCCCCAGCTCTATCCATGACCCTCTCCCAAGGGATGCAGGGGAGCCGGTGATGCCACGACGGGCAGAGACACTCACGGTGATGCGGGGGAAGCTGGGGTCCTTGCCAGCCTCCAGTAGGAtgtgtgctggggtggggggcacaaTGAACGGTCCCCGGGGGTTGCCTGGCCCCACACCCTCCGTGTAGTGCTCCGTGTCCGAGGGCTCAGTGAAGGTggcaggccaggctggagcacgCCGGACATACAGCCCTCCAGGGCCCAGGCATGGGGGCACCGACTCTGGTGGGGTTAGGCAGGGGCCATTATCCACTAGGGATGCCTGGGGAGAGAAGACAGTGTTGGAGGAGCCGGGGATACACAAAGATGGAAGAATGTGGAGAAGTAGAGTATTGGGTTGACGCGAGGATGGGGACGCAGGTGATTCCAGGTGAAGCAGGGATGGGATCAAATGGGTCAGGGAGAGATGAGGGAAGTTGAGTGTGGGGTGAGGGAGGAATGGGGTCAGGTAGAGGCAAATTGGATATGGGTCAGAGAAAGGATGGGGTAAAGGAGGGATGGTACAGGGTGATGGAAGGACTCAAGTGAGTACGAGACAAGGCTGGGACTGGAAAAGGCAAACATGGGTATAGGGTGAAGGGGGGACAGGGTGAGGAGCAatgggggatggagggggtggGTACGGGGTTGAGGAGGGCCAAGGATAGGTAGGATGGGGGGTTTTGTACCTCAGGGGGTGGCCCGACGACAGAGAGCAGGAcgggcagcagcaccagcccgttgagcagccccagcagcgtCAGGATGGTCAGCACCGCAAAGAAGTACCTGGGGGTCACAGGCAGAAGGGGTAAGCAGGCACAGGCATCACGAATCACATCCCACCCCAAACATGGCTTTCCATGCCACATGCCCTGGCCCCACGGTGTCTCCCCAGTCTCCATGCAAGATGGAATGGGTGTCCCCAGCAAGACACATCCTCGCCAGCTGCCACCCATCCCCACCACCAGCCTGAGGAACTGCCACACTCACCAGCTCCCTTTGCCAAAGCTTTTGGAGGGCAGCAAATGGCTGGTTTACCCTCCTTCAGTGCTCACCTCATGATGAAGTCAAACTCAGAGCCAGCCAGCATGAGGACACCCAGGAGGGTAGAGACAGCACCATCCATCACGGGGGCAAAGGTGTGCTCCAGCGCCGCGGCCGAGCGCACgttcctgctccccacagctgtCAGGAAGCCCTGAGTGGGATGGGGATGTCACACAGGGCTTGTCCCTGTGTGCCACCTGTGGTGTGCCACCCATTGGCATATGGCCAAGGGGGTGAGGGTGCCAGGGAGTGGGAACTGGGCTCACCAGGGCCACGTGAACAGTGAACTCCA
It encodes the following:
- the BTBD19 gene encoding BTB/POZ domain-containing protein 19 isoform X2, translating into MAGPCSARLQGDVSAFTSALRTLVNNPQFSDVTFVVGPEQQKVFAHRCVLACRCQAFWGMLTQVPVGSQDSSSSVPAQGPFILGNVQPEVFLAVIEFLYTNSVTLNDHIALEVLTSSVEYGLQDLCKLCVKFIKDTLSVEQVCEALQAVVRTQGFRELSDVVLARVLRSDRLAVDELDLVQAVREWAHVSSAVLERPVPEVAALPVRELRLPLLAPSELVTLESHNQRDLLIPVESIAAAWRAHALRKGSGVPSRLCRPRRGTRPRDHHRHLEPHTK
- the BTBD19 gene encoding BTB/POZ domain-containing protein 19 isoform X1, which translates into the protein MAGPCSARLQGDVSAFTSALRTLVNNPQFSDVTFVVGPEQQKVFAHRCVLACRCQAFWGMLTQVPVGSQDSSSSVPAQGPFILGNVQPEVFLAVIEFLYTNSVTLNDHIALEVLTSSVEYGLQDLCKLCVKFIKDTLSVEQVCEALQAAVAYGQTDLQQHCLAFIEGCTAAVVRTQGFRELSDVVLARVLRSDRLAVDELDLVQAVREWAHVSSAVLERPVPEVAALPVRELRLPLLAPSELVTLESHNQRDLLIPVESIAAAWRAHALRKGSGVPSRLCRPRRGTRPRDHHRHLEPHTK